TGAAGAACACGAGCAGGAAgggggaagaagaggaggagaccTATCAGAGCCAGATAGCCAATCAGTATCTGTACCAGTACCATCAGGCACCAGATTACCGAAATCTTGTAGTGGGAAGGGAATGGCGCCGAGCAGCTACGAGATGGCGGCTTCCATCCTGCTGTGCGCCGAGGACAGCAGCAGCATCCTGGACCTCGAAGCGGAGGCCGAGGAGGAAGTGATGCTGGCGCGGAGCAGCAGGACGCGTGGGGAGCCCAGCGTGGAGTTCCCCGTGCCGTCCGAGGAATGCGTCGCCGGTTtcgtggaggcggaggcggcgcacATGCCGCGGGAGGACTACGCCGAGAGGCTGCGCGGCGGCGGGATGGATCTCCGCGTCCGGATGGACGCCATCGACTGGATTTGGAAGGTGGGCGCTAGTTCGGTCAATGTAGTCGTCTTGTtcccatccatgatccatccgGGTTGTTATGAATCTGACAGTTAACCTCTCGACAGGTTCACACGTACTACGGTTTCGGCCCTCTCACTGCCTGCTTGGCCGTCAACTACTTGGACcgcttcctctcgctctaccagCTTCCGGTAAGAATCAAATCCGTCCTAAACGAACTGATGATGAAGTAGCACTGTTACTTCTTGGTTCTTGAAATTCTGCACCATATGTTCCAGTGTTTCAGTTCCGGCAATCATGTGTATGTCTCACCATTTCAGGAAGGCAAGGCTTGGACGACACAGCTGCTGTCCGTGGCGTGCTTGTCCCTGGCTGCCAAGATGGAGGAGACCTACGTTCCTCCGTCTCTGGACCTGCAGGTGAGATCGAGAGCAATGCAGATGCATAGACCACACTTTCAGTGGGGTGCGGCCCCGATCGTGTCGGTCGAGCTACAGACGCCCATCTATCATGCCTGAAACCTTGTTCCTGATCACTGTTGTTCGATCCTGTCGGCCATCAGGTCGGGGACGCGCGGTACGTGTTCGAGGCGAAGACGATCCAGAGGATGGAGCTCCTGGTCCTCAGCACGCTCAAATGGAGGATGCAAGCGGTCACCCCCTTCTCCTACATCGACTACTTCCTCCACCGGCtcaacggcggcggcgacgcgccgAGCAGGCGCGCCGTCCTTCGATCCGCGGAGCTCATCCTGTGCATCGCAAGAGGTGAGCACGCAAGCAGGAAATTCTCATGCATCCGGCGGAGTTTTCCCATAGATAGAAACCATTGGCGCATCCATTTCGCGATCGATCTGACGACGTTACTGTTACGAACGCATCGCAGGAACGCACTGCTTGGATTTCAGGCCCTCGGAGATCGCcgcggccgtcgccgccgccgtggccggcGAAGAGCACGCCGTGGATATCGACAGGGCTTGCTGCACCCACCATGTACATAAGGTACGCGTGTGCCTGCCCCGACCGACGCTACGGAGTTTTGTCGTCTGATTCAGGCAGCTGGCGTCTTTGAATGCAAAGCCATACGTTAGCGTTTACCGCACGCGTCGAAGTCGTAGGTTTGCAGCCGTACTCGACTTGCTTGTGCAGTGCAGCTAGGCTAGGCACGCCTGCCGAAGTGGTTTGTGAACCGCATTTACAGCCACGGCGATTAATGCTTTGTTGCTTTGCGCCGCTGCGGCTGCAGGAGAGGGTGTCGCGATGCCTTGAAGCCATCCAGGCCACCGTGGCCCTGCCGGGCGCCGTGCCGCAGCCGCGGCTGAAGACTGAAGGCACGAGCAGCGGCCGCAGAGCCTCTCCTTCCTCTGCCACCGTGCCGCGGAGCCCCACCGATGTGCTGGACGCTGCAGGCTGCCTGAGCTACAGGAGCGATGacacggctgctgctgctgctgcctcgcaTGCGAGCAGCTCCTGgtgcgacgaggacgacgacagcTCCCCGGTTGTTTGCAGCAAGAGGAGGAAGATTAGCAGATGATTACACCAATGATGGACGGATGAAAAGCCCATTCCGCGCCCTGATCAATGATCATCTTCTTGATAAAAGTCAAGTGGTTTTGATTGCACTGACTGAAGAGTTTGGTTTGTTGGGAGCTTTTGACGCCGGTTTCAATCAAAGTGGATGCCTGAAAGGCAAAGGAACCGCAACCAAAAGCAGGACATTTCGGACATGACGATCCAGCAAAGACGACGCCCGGGAATAAAGACGATCTGAAATCGTAGAAATGTACTGAATTTCGTGCGCTTTTTTTGCAACAGTAGGCACGCAGCCACTGAGCCACCACAAGCCCACAATGGAATGGTGTTGCGAAAAAGAGCAAAGGTTTTGCAGGTTGACAAAGCTGAGACGGGACGAGACGACCAGAATAAAAGGCAGCGATGATGGGGATGATGAGGCGATGGTGACACAATGCAAGGCGTGAACTAGCTATAGATAGCTGCGTACTAGTTTGCTTTGTTCTGTAATTTCCGACCAATTTCCAtttgtatgcaaaaagaaaaaaatgcaaaagagaaagaaaaaaaattcttGCGTCAAAAGTTCAAAATAATGGTTAACCAACTCTTCGAATCCAAGAAGCAGAAAAGTTAAACAAGAACATAAAGACAGGACCCAGAAGAACTGGAAATGGGTTTCTTTCAGGGGTTACGAACTATCAACATCAGCAATCATCGGTTTCTCTTGCTATGAACCAACCACTAGGACACCACCTCGCTGCCACCAAACATTTGTTTGACTGCTTGTCTGCAAAGACCATGGAGATCGgctccttttttttttaaaaaaaaagagtagTAAAACAAAATAGAGGCGACATTGTCTGGGGAAACCTCGGGAACACAAGCATAGCTCACAAAAGTAGTGCTAGTGCCATGCCATGCAGGGCCGCTTGAGAATCTGTCTATAAATCTTTGTGTTGAATGAGAGCTTATGGCCCTTTCTTAATTTGCGATTTTATAATTATGCACTGATGAACTGGCCGGGTTTCTTCTCAGGTGACGCGCGCGCTGCCTGCCATGTTTAAGTTTAACCCTGTCCTGCTTGTCATGTGTTGCAAGGACAGTTAAGTACTTGCAGACAAGCATCACTGTTAAACAACACTGAGTTACTGTTCAGTTCCCATCCCACTTGAGGCGGGAAAGTTGCTTTTGCATTTCTTATTGTTATCCCGAATTCAGAGCGTACGTACCGTTTGTGTATCCTTCGAAGTTAGAACATAGCTGTATTTGTATTGTACGAAATTTGATCTCGCGCGCACAAGATGTTTCTAGGCAACTGCTTTCGGTATTGACAGTAAAAAAGACTGGCTGGTCGGCATTGTTTAAGCCTGTAATCTGCGGTTGCACGTCACCTAACCCCCTGTCAAAACCTTGGATGAATACACAAATGGCCCGTCATCAGGCCGATAAGTTTTCCTATCTTCGGCTTCCCACCAAAGCTGCAAGGTTCATTAAAATCGTATCCACTGTTAGTAGATACATCCACCGTATCCGGAGACAGTCGCACAGGACAAGAGAGCACAGTGTATAGAGATACGAGACGCTACGCTTTCTTATACCCAGCGGCTGTGTTGCCAGCTTCCTTTTGCTGCTGGTTTCAGGAACCTCCTTGGTAGGAAGCGGGCACGTCGGCCCCCACGAGACGCATGGCATGGTCGCTCTCGTGGACCTCAAAGCTATTATTCTCATGCATGATGCGCCAGTGTCCTGTCCCGAGATGCGCGCCAACCGCGACAGCTCGACCACTTTGGGCTTGGGCGGTAAATTCAGCGGCaaatcaacaagcgaacaagACATATGCATGCACATCCACAGAACTGGGTGCTGCACCTGCACTGCCGCTGCTGCCGATCGATGGGCCGGGCGGGTTACCATTAGCGGCCAGGGAAGGAATAAACCCACGCCGCGCCAACTGTAACTAATGTTTCATCTCCTGCAGGGGTGGCTGCAGAGCGGCAGTACAATAATCGGGTCGGCCGGCAGCCCGGCACCGTAGTAGCCGCGTGTCTGGCCAAAGGTTACATCAGATGGGATCGCGCGCCGAGACCGGTCGTCGTCGGCGAGACGGCGACGCGCCCCATACCGTCGCTTTGGACGCGTCGTCCCCGCCGGAGCTGACGGCTCAAGTGCACAAACAGGTGGTGGGTCTCGGAGCAGGCTGCGTTGTGCAATTGTCAGCGTGGTCAAATGCCGGGGCCCAAGCAGTGTGCGAGGTTGATAGGCCAGATCGCCAGAGTATAGTAGTGTGGTACTAGGTCCATCGTCTAGCCTTAACAAGAATGAAATTGACAATACAGATGATGGATGATGGGCTGCACCTGCACAGAGTACCGACCAAACAAACAAATTGTTTCACCATCATGATTCATGGGACATTGGGACGCCGGGGCCTGATGAAAGTTTGGATCCATTGGGACCGTGTCTAGGTCTGGTAGATCTTTTCTTTTTAAAAGGAAAGCTTGCGCGATTTTGTGTGGACTGGATGTATATATTTTCTACATCACGCCGGTAACAATTAGGATAATGCTCAGGAGCGGGCATCCCTTCGTCCATCCGGACGCTGTCTTCTGGGCTTGCTTCCTTGCGtctctccatctctctctctcaaaataTCTCCCACTCCTGTGCTCGCTCATCGCGGCTACGCGTGCGCTCGCTGCTCGGTTGCTGTCATCTTTCCCGCCGTGCACCCCATCTCGCGCGGCGCGGCTCCCCCATCCAGCATCACGCTCCCATCCCATGCCGCGCCCCCCTTCGTTGCCGCGTCGTGCTCCATCCCCCGCTACACCAGGTCCAGCTCGTTGCGCACCACGGCCCCACTCCAGCTCACTACGCGTCGCACCCCCACTGCTGTGCGCCGTGTCCCGTCCCCCACGCGCGCCAGGGTGCCGCTAGGGTGTGCTGAggtgccatcgccgccgccgccgttccccACCAGAAGGTCGTGGCAGCCGTGACGCACGAcctcagcaaggagatgttgcgaggaaagcgcatgttgcaagcgtatgtttcaagtgttttagaggtatattacaattgtttcatatggatgttgcaaaagtagatcgaggatggtgcacatgttgcaagtgtttcagagacatgttacaagtgtttcagaggtgcTGTTTAAAATGTTTTATCTGCTCTaggcgtatgttgcaagcgttccaatcttgatgttgcatatgtttcacacatatgttgaaataatatgttgcaaatgttttaattgtttcagtcttatgttgcagcaagtgttttcacgttgcaagttgcaagtgtttttatctgatATTGCATACGTTTCAcatatatattgcaagtgtatgttctagatgtttcatccgtttcatacggatgttgcattcaagtattttatgttgcacgtgtttcatgTTGTTCGAAGAGTCAAGGGGTATAGGGAGTGATGGTGGCACATCATGGGCGCAGGGTAATGATGGGGCACGGCGAGCTGGGGGCCGACGGACGGGGTGCGCTGTGCGCTGGTGTCCTACGAACGGGGGCGGGGTGCGTGTGCGGGACGGGGCGAACGACCTCGAATCGAGGAGGACAGGATGGGCTACGCGTTAGAGGCGAGTCGTGTGGACACGTAGGCGCTGCGATAGGATGGGTGCGCATGCAGAGCGGGAATAAAATCAACGTACAGGGCAGGCTACGCGGGCGTCCGGACGCATCCTCGCGCCATACGTTCGGGCGCTAGTCGCTTGGCAACAATTAAGATTTGTTTTTGTATAATAGATCAATCTTTCTTAGAAACTATTCCGAAAACCTACCGAGCGAAAAATCACTTCCAGAATTGTAGCACATACCCATAGAGGATGCATGTAGCCACATGTAAACTAGGGAAGCTGGACATCCTTGTTCAAAACTCAAGAACACCAAGCGGCAAAGGTTTAACGAGAAACTAGGTAGATAAAACGCTGACGTGTTATTGTACTTAAGAGAAAAGATAGGGAATTGATTTCTTAAGCAGCTCCGATGGTGATTTATGAACTAGCTTTAAGCATATTACTCCCTCCTTCCCAAATTATAACTCATTATAACTTTCTTATAGAGTCAAACCAtttcaagtttaaccaaatttatataataaaataataatacttaggataccaaataagtattattatattcttcattaattatattttcaaagTATACCAATTTGATGTTATAAATTTGTAACTCTCTatataagtttgatcaaacttgagatgttttgactctccgagaaaattggaatgacttataatttgggagggAGGGAGTATTTCATATTATAGAAATAGAAAAGAGAGAAAATATATCTCTTGATCAAGAGTTAGGCTTATAGACATATTCCAACATAATGTGAGAGTGTTACGTGAGACTATCATGTTAAAAATTTAACATTATCGGAGAAGTTGTCTTGGAGCTAGCAACTAGCTAATACTATTGATGGTGCCCTTATACAAGAAATCATGTTTACACGCGAACCAAGACAGGGACAAGTGGTAAAATGCTAATGTGTAATCGCAATTAAGGAGAGATAAGGAAATGATTTCTTATCTAAGAAATTATGTGTcagtgttttgtaaaccggactagtaaatttatacgattgccgtgctgctctagaaagatgatggtagcatccaaaagacatgaggatttatattaGTTCAGgtcggagccctacgtccagtctcagagatgattgagtgcatgttcctcgcttgaatgcgctgaagttcttacaatgtggggtgcaagaatggtggaagatgaaggagagctagagctaggagatggacggCCTGAAGGaaagctccaggagccctactacgATGGAGAATGTGTAAAATGGTAGAGGGATGTCTCGAAAGGAtgccctggctacccttatatagagttcaggaCCAAGACATGTACAAAGAGAAAGGTTCTCCCGACCAaagggtcgtgagcctaagggagggcctagctaacttggcttgcaagctacgccgtcttgtggtgcacgtccgGGTGTgattgtcgtcatggtcttgtggccacatcgtggcatggtgtgacatggtgctactgtgcctgctatggtggcactataggcacggtggtggttcgccagccgTCCTATGCGACGAGGTCTCCGCCGTGGTCTTTGTCATCGCTTTCTAGTTTCCTAGGGCGccgtacaggagttggtagccgccctcAGGTCGTCGATCGCCTTGTTGTCTTGAGGAGCTAAGGCCACGATCCCGATCATTGGGGTCATGGCTTCTACCGGTCTGGATGGCGtctaagtcaaggccttcatcatggatttcatcccatagtgggtagaaCTGTACATATGTCCTATCAGGCCATGTTTGGATGGTGGGTCGCTGTATTGACAGCCATCACCGTGTGGTGTTGTCTTATCCATGTTGCGTGGCGTAGGGATGGCGTTtgaccggaccgaggtgaccgctgtcccctcggtccttgtagGGAAAGTGTGGCGTGTCTACTCTTTTTAGAGCAGGAATGCTTGGTCAGGCTTGATCCCTCCCCGTTCCTCTCTAGGGGTCAGAGCGGTGGGGAGGTCGTGTGTATTCTTATGTGTTGTGTGGCTAAGTCTGATGACAGGGCCATGGTCGACCCCTGTCTTAGCACTTGGCCATTTGGGCTCTTGCTAGCTGATGTATTGTGGGCCGCTCGACttactaactaatcggtgccttgggACACCCCACAATTATAACCCCGATAGTATCCCTCGAGCGTTTTTGCAATCGCGTAGTGATCATGAAAGCACTGAGATGTGTGCGTATTTGAGTGTGGGTTCATAGTCATAGCTTGTTCTAGCTTTGTCGCTTGACCCTTCATGGGCTGGTGCATTCAATGTGGTAGGTAGTCCCTCATCGGGATGCCCTGACAATGTGATACGCGATTGCTGAGCCCTACCATGGTAGTGTGTTGTGTATTGGGGTTTGTAACCAAGGTGGGGCCGAGTGGTCTCGTCGACCCTATACTGGTCCTGTCTTTGGAAGTATCTTGATTTTCCCATCCTCACGTGGGCATTTGACTTTGGCTGTGACTTCCCGCGTTGCGCCACATGGCGCGGGGACCGCTCTTGGGCCTATAAATAGGTGCCTCCTTACCATTCAAACCACCTTTAGCTATTTCTACAAACTTGGCTCTTGCCTAGACTAGGTTTGAGAAAAAGAGAGGGGAGAAAAATCTGATGGGAACCGTGGGGCTTCAAGCGTGCGATCCGCCGGTGGATCATTTACGGCGGCTAGAGGCCGACGTCGCTCCTCTCAGTAGCTGGTGCTAGAAGGAAACTTGCGAACTAGGGACTGAGAGGTAGTGTGGCCACCAAGTCGGGTCACCACTTCTCGCTCCAAACCTTGGTGGTTCGTGTGCTCAAAATGTGTGACGGCCAGAGGCGTTCCTGGCTTCTCCCTGAGTCTCACGCATAGTCCAGCATCATGTCAGGATCCTGCTAAAGGTTCACTTGATGTCTGCTTGGGACTACTTGTGGAGTAGGGGGAGGGCAAAGTAGTGTGGCCCTATCATACTATCCAAGTCGAACGGATTAGGATGATGTCCCATCCACGCTTTGTTTGCCGATGATAGCCAGGCTCCCTTTATTGCCGAAGGGAAGGCAACAATCCCCCAGCATATGATCCCCAAGGTCATGTCATTCGTTGAGGAGCAGGTGGGGCATGTGTCGCTAGTGCTTCCTCTATGTCGTTCGGCCTTGGGTTGTCAGTTGGCATCACCATTGAGGTGACGCCTGCCCTTGGTGTTTTAGCGGTGTGGCCGCTCTTGTATCCATAAATTCTTAGGCTTTCCCTAGGATTGCATTGAGCCCCTGAGCCATGGGTTTGGGGTCACACTTCTAGTTTGGGTGGCCACAAGGGTCATTATGTCCTGATGATGCAAGGGATTCTTTCCTCGACCTCTTTTTGCACGGTCGTGATGTTTTTTGCAATCGTGCATTGGCTCGTAGGTCTTGGACCATTTATTTTTTCCATGTGATCGAGCCATGATCACTCTTTGGGCCCCACATTGCTTCATGAGGAAGACTCTGCTGTGTTACCTTGGCCACCTGCTTCGTCGATCTCTCTCAGAGAGGTCATTGACCTCTGATGGTTTATGAGTCTCCGAAGATGGCCATAGGTCTAAGACCTAGGACGTAGGGAGAAGCAGATCGAGGCTTGGCCCTAACTTCTTACAGGGTCATAGGGACCCAACTCTATTTTCCTTGATGTCCTTGCTGACCTCAAGAGGTCATGTTGCCTTGTTACAGGCATATTTGATTTTGCCTCACGTGGAGAGAGGCATATCCACCGTAACCACGCGGTTAGAGTAGTACGCCTCGTCGGGGTCGATGGGTAGCTCGAGCGGGACCTGACATCCTCCCTAATCAACATGGAGTTTGGCTGTGTCTCATCGAGAGATGTCGCATAAATCATCGGCCGTCATACCCATCGGTCCTCGACCGCCTTCGCAGCGGTCAGAgcgcaagatgcctccccccagAGGGGGTCAACTCGAGTGACTTTGAAGCGGACTACTCGAACATAGAGAGAGATAGTCATGTATCTTCGTACCACCAATTAGAACCATAGGGGACCATCTCCTCCCTGCCCTCATCCcattgtggcctcgagcccttctaagggctggcccaagagtgggtttcctaagcaTGATGCGGGGTCGTGGTCATGGCTAGTTGTTTTGCGCATGATCTCGAGGATTAGTTGGCCTCCTCGATCATATCATGGCATAATGGCACCCACTCGTAGGCAATCGTACGCCATGGAACGTGGGCCCGCAAATTGAAACGATATGGAAAGAGTGGGGATGTGTGTAGCTTACTTGGTTCGCGCCGCTGTGTGGGCAACCGTCATTCCACCTTCCCTCCGATCGTTTCACCTGCTCTGTGGGGTTTTCCAAGCGGTTAGTTAATGTAAATGAACGTGTGTGTGCCTTGGGTGTCCTTAGCGGCTATAAATATGCTTGGAGCGGCACGGCGGGGAGGTATTCGCTTTGAGTCGCCTGCTCCACCGATTCCCTATTCTTGCTCTCGTGTGTTCGGTGCTTCTTCTCTACCAGCCAGAATGGACCAGGGCAAACGGCTATTGGAGGACTCACCGGGTACCGACGTGGCGCCACCGCCTCTTCGTCCTTGCCTGCATGATTAGGGGTAAGTGCATTCAAATGATGTTCAAGTTTGAAGGTTCAACCTGTATCGACTGTGTGTGTTTGTAGGGCTGCCTCCCACGCCACGTCTGGAGGGGCCGCCAGCGTCGCTTGTGTCATGACACCACCCACAGGGTGTCGAGCTCATCATTGTCCTCCTCTGATGAGTGGCATGAGTTCCGCGAGCTCGTTCGTAGGGCGGATGAGGCCTGCCAGCGCTACTCCAATGCCACCCGT
Above is a genomic segment from Miscanthus floridulus cultivar M001 chromosome 3, ASM1932011v1, whole genome shotgun sequence containing:
- the LOC136546384 gene encoding cyclin-D4-1-like; this translates as MAPSSYEMAASILLCAEDSSSILDLEAEAEEEVMLARSSRTRGEPSVEFPVPSEECVAGFVEAEAAHMPREDYAERLRGGGMDLRVRMDAIDWIWKVHTYYGFGPLTACLAVNYLDRFLSLYQLPEGKAWTTQLLSVACLSLAAKMEETYVPPSLDLQVGDARYVFEAKTIQRMELLVLSTLKWRMQAVTPFSYIDYFLHRLNGGGDAPSRRAVLRSAELILCIARGTHCLDFRPSEIAAAVAAAVAGEEHAVDIDRACCTHHVHKERVSRCLEAIQATVALPGAVPQPRLKTEGTSSGRRASPSSATVPRSPTDVLDAAGCLSYRSDDTAAAAAASHASSSWCDEDDDSSPVVCSKRRKISR